One part of the Torulaspora delbrueckii CBS 1146 chromosome 8, complete genome genome encodes these proteins:
- the MAK16 gene encoding ribosome biosynthesis protein MAK16 (similar to Saccharomyces cerevisiae MAK16 (YAL025C); ancestral locus Anc_7.73), translating to MSDDIVWQLINNQFCSYKLTTDKGQTFCRNEYNVTGLCSRQACPLANSKYATVKSVNGRLYIYMKTAERAHTPAKMWERIKLSKNYSKALQQIDDHLLYWNKFLIHKCKQRLTKLTQVAITERRMALREEERHYVGVAPKVKRREENRERKALIAAKIEKSIEKELLDRLKSGAYGDKPLNVDEKIWKKVMGHMEDENEAQEDEENWEEEEEEESDEGEVEYVEDEGDDDLVDLEDLENWLDGSNSDRDASEEESDDESDEDSDSGEEDEGKKKKRKITSAKRRPKIEIEYEEEQAQPAAQEIAR from the coding sequence ATGTCTGACGATATTGTTTGGCAATTAATCAATAATCAGTTTTGCTCCTACAAGCTGACGACAGACAAAGGTCAAACTTTCTGTCGTAATGAATATAACGTTACCGGTCTTTGTAGCAGACAAGCGTGTCCGTTGGCAAATTCCAAGTATGCCACAGTGAAGAGCGTGAATGGGAGACTGTATATATACATGAAGACTGCGGAGAGAGCTCATACTCCAGCTAAAATGTGGGAAAGAATCaagctttcgaagaattATTCGAAGGCACTACAGCAGATTGACGACCATTTGCTATACTGGAACAAATTTTTGATTCACAAGTGTAAGCAAAGATTGACCAAATTGACACAGGTTGCTATCACAGAGAGACGCATGGCCTTGAGGGAGGAAGAGAGACATTATGTTGGAGTGGCGCCAAAggtgaagagaagagagGAAAACCGTGAAAGAAAGGCATTGATTGCGGCtaagattgaaaaatccattgagaaggaattgtTGGATAGATTGAAGAGTGGCGCGTACGGTGATAAACCTCTGAACGTGgatgaaaagatctggAAAAAGGTCATGGGCCACATGGAAGATGAGAACGAAgctcaagaagatgaagagaactgggaagaagaagaggaagaggagaGCGATGAGGGTGAAGTTGAATATGTGGAGGATGAAGGTGACGATGATCTGGTGGACTTGGAAGACCTGGAAAACTGGTTGGATGGTTCGAACTCTGATAGAGATGCATCTGAAGAGGAGAGCGATGATGAGAGTGATGAGGACTCTGATAGCGGGGAAGAGGATGAgggtaagaagaagaagagaaagattaCTTCTGCCAAGAGACGTCCAAAGATCGAAATCGAATACGAAGAGGAACAGGCACAACCAGCAGCTCAAGAGATTGCTCGCTAG
- the LDB19 gene encoding Ldb19p (similar to Saccharomyces cerevisiae LDB19 (YOR322C); ancestral locus Anc_7.75) yields the protein MLRDLAHHHRDHPLELLIDIESPPCVLYGSATESSGALLSGLLTLSVKDPYESETNSGSITPVNSKDGKRKNGLSSLSSTLSHLSLSSAQVSPVQSSTNLKIMSGYTKVTITSVTLTFVQKVQYHKPFLPDGHSFHSCMNCKTKTTDMKTWIIQDAAQDMAVGRHSFPFSYLIPGSVPAKSFLGLNSATQIKYELIAVVTYKDPKRGSSSKQQLVQLSMPVSVTRSIPRGPDKNSLRVFPPTELTATAVLPNVVYPKSTFPLEMKINGVSSADRRWRMRKLAWRIEEVSRIRCNTCEIHKHELKQLEETVKEKEANKKAGAIKKYNGESGPQVRLTVGAENPPSQAMGRGSSLEATPSNTQASPGDQDEEDAPNDYVHPSDDALRQEIQRQQQRLREQQVEETKKNDIQIYTEEIRTVTRGEMKSGWKTDFDNNGQIELITDIDCTPVNSGVANPITHVSTASPNVEPIKQDTNISCDIQDPTLGVFVNHILAVEIVVAEETLQHANGQPVRKSSASGPSSKPNVNDPDQRLAELSPMFANRNNARSRPVDADTLTPTHSTSSTKSNGSSKGTAANSRSRIVSVPTGAARVLRMQFRILITERSGLGISWDEEVPPIYQDIKLLSPPSYEKSITKSATAPSLGAIDQSGFPRENRSDILLQSISPPPVAHHHNSSTSLRALTTVQSPNLDSVVSIQGNVPFQDHALTPHATRDISIRNISELIDTDRITQ from the coding sequence ATGCTGCGAGACCTGGCGCATCATCATCGGGATCATCCTTTGGAACTCCTGATTGATATCGAATCACCTCCGTGTGTGCTCTATGGCTCAGCTACTGAGTCTTCTGGTGCACTCCTAAGTGGGCTGTTGACTTTGAGCGTAAAGGATCCTTATGAAAGCGAAACAAATTCTGGGTCAATCACCCCGGTTAACAGTAAAGATGGGAAACGAAAAAATGGTCTGAGCTCTTTGTCTTCAACGTTATCACATCTATCACTATCTTCTGCACAGGTATCTCCGGTTCAATCCAGTACGAATTTAAAGATAATGTCGGGTTATACAAAGGTTACCATCACATCTGTTACACTGACGTTTGTGCAAAAGGTTCAGTACCATAAGCCGTTTTTACCGGATGGCCACTCTTTCCACTCGTGTATGAACTGTAAGACCAAGACTACAGACATGAAGACTTGGATTATTCAGGATGCTGCTCAGGATATGGCTGTTGGTAGGCACTCGTTCCCATTTTCCTACTTGATCCCTGGTTCAGTCCCAGCCAAGTCCTTCCTGGGCCTCAATTCTGCTACCCAGATAAAATACGAGTTGATCGCTGTGGTTACGTATAAGGATCCCAAGAGAGGTTCCAGCTCAAAGCAACAACTAGTACAACTATCGATGCCCGTTTCAGTGACTAGAAGTATACCACGTGGACCCGATAAGAACTCATTGAGAGTATTCCCACCAACGGAGCTGACAGCTACGGCTGTTCTGCCAAACGTTGTTTATCCGAAATCCACTTTCCCATTGGAgatgaagatcaatggTGTATCATCAGCAGATCGGAGATGGCGAATGCGTAAGCTGGCTTGGaggattgaagaagtaTCGCGTATCAGGTGCAATACTTGTGAGATCCATAAACATGAGCTAAAGCAGTTGGAGGAGACGgtcaaagagaaggaagcCAACAAAAAGGCAGGAGCGATAAAGAAGTACAACGGCGAATCAGGGCCTCAGGTTAGGCTCACAGTTGGAGCAGAAAATCCTCCTTCACAAGCTATGGGGCGAGGTTCATCACTTGAGGCTACACCTTCAAATACTCAAGCTTCACCAGGAGATcaagacgaagaagacgcCCCTAATGATTATGTTCACCCCAGCGATGATGCTTTACGACAAGAAATTCAACGGCAGCAGCAGCGCCTACGTGAACAGCAGGTGGAAGAGACTaagaagaatgatattCAAATTTACACAGAAGAGATACGAACTGTTACGAGAGGAGAGATGAAAAGTGGATGGAAGACCGACTTTGACAACAATGGACAGATCGAGTTGATCACCGATATAGATTGTACGCCTGTAAACTCCGGTGTTGCTAACCCCATTACCCATGTCTCTACTGCAAGTCCTAACGTTGAGCCCATAAAACAGGATACAAATATATCCTGTGATATTCAGGATCCGACGCTTGGAGTTTTTGTTAATCACATACTCGCAGTAGAGATCGTTGttgctgaagaaactttGCAGCATGCCAACGGTCAACCAGTGAGGAAATCCTCTGCTAGTGGTCCTTCATCCAAACCAAACGTCAACGACCCTGATCAAAGGTTAGCCGAGCTATCGCCTATGTTTGCGAATAGGAATAACGCCAGAAGTCGCCCTGTGGATGCCGATACCTTGACTCCAACGCATTCAACTAGCAGCACCAAATCTAATGGTAGCAGTAAAGGTACTGCTGCTAACAGTAGATCGCGAATAGTGAGTGTTCCTACTGGTGCGGCGCGTGTGCTACGGATGCAGTTTCGTATTCTGATAACTGAAAGGTCGGGACTAGGAATTTCATGGGACGAGGAAGTACCGCCAATATATCAGGACATTAAGCTTCTCTCGCCTCCAAGTTACGAAAAGAGCATCACCAAAAGTGCTACCGCTCCTTCACTTGGCGCAATCGATCAGTCGGGATTCCCAAGAGAGAACAGAAGCGACATACTATTGCAGTCGATTTCTCCTCCCCCTGtagctcatcatcataattCTTCCACATCTTTGAGGGCTCTTACAACTGTCCAGTCGCCTAACTTAGATTCTGTGGTTAGCATTCAAGGTAATGTTCCATTCCAAGATCACGCTTTGACGCCGCATGCTACCAGAGATATCTCGATTAGAAATATATCAGAGCTAATCGACACTGATAGGATTACTCAATAG
- the LTE1 gene encoding mitotic regulator LTE1 (similar to Saccharomyces cerevisiae LTE1 (YAL024C); ancestral locus Anc_7.74) produces the protein MEAFSQKDYYPIPSDNVITYDGENNDHSRKRRVLKADLLALIVHLSSPIDTVDYMVISDFFLIYRNFVSPMELSDLLVMRYRWCVSEIDSESLERRKIGEIALVRTFVLLRHWILNYFVQTFLPDGNLRLRVIKFLNEPCESRPKIVKSTMINLKKAWIICSKRVWTNLSLNEPAFKSQDNQWVTYEIVDYTRLDEVCKRDSRLSAYAKNGSSSPNFRNQSVLSLFKDSVVFKIPETNNRASRTASMVLFPCDNSNIKTGNGKNTAEKSEAQPNNKRIMSNFSKMTNIPDVIKDVQGSVSPNIDKLIPPTPAKKVELIFQVPDNVERPINKDQIEHTEPTSQKHSGPIALLHKWKKIHTTSRDNCKHAQLSETSGLTKPEVENFVKYVISITSLENKTPEPDNLHNLIASKFDILSARTIEEVEFLVSLENELVNQVKDAAMQGTKIPINETVQELERVKTNDQGFSAMDNLNLYHTVSSIAKSVTSLTNSLNQRPKVQSNTLSPSHAALERRKVQSSVAAMLSSDSRYSLISRTNSGKGNTLNQLVDGPQRLVFHDITSSNQEKENNGDNLSFRKSGTQSPTRSSPLRNNLPCLAEDPLSSTRPIDRERGSIVSISTCSELSTSSLKRSDEESLLSVEVDNHGLKRKMAQINLREFTFENQQEIDTKGRDSVSSFVTTRETIEETPPMTKKFPVKGVRPASGRISLMRKQSPVPLSPQNALLSKAEAAIKDLDFQEKEAELLQSEIEMAQLQKQTALRLSMAASVNTDVLFASQHNSPQKMIMEDDSSHIKLSTTPSVRSVNRGTSVSTKMTTDSMEELAEAPAHSSLKDELRRLEPEVSVESSFGFPDLNVTDPFSEGENSTGMKNKYLFSPDGESVDLASPAKNVEEIKDKFLNKEEDDEETEPQEVPEVANDLTRDAEKAIIDLKKKALDQENVVNIASLPDDSIHDDPVNVALMKLEGTYKRNGNGEEEEIDGSKSSSVLAREVDVLGIKNLSVPQVSPADRRRSLLIEKRRQTITNFPFTPSDEKEYVEPQPANVKELLKNYELRDPNLLITNSELHVPFILMYDSLSIAQQMTLIEREILGEVDWNELLNLNLSHSPPQATSWLQLLVQNESLSGINLAISRFNLTVDWVISEIVLTSDVKLRRNTIQRFIHVAEHCRVFQNYNTMMEIVLALGSTAVQRSSEAWRLIEPGDLITWEELRKIPSLDRNYSAIRSLLNNVDPLKGCVPFIVIYLSDISLNSEKKNWIVMNQVVNYNKFNTNVQIVKNFIQRVQWSKFYDFTVDHELLSKCVYLTALSPDEITQLTG, from the coding sequence ATGGAGGCATTCAGCCAAAAGGATTACTACCCAATACCGTCAGATAATGTTATTACGTATGATGGGGAGAACAATGATCACAGTAGGAAACGGCGGGTATTGAAAGCGGATTTATTGGCATTGATAGTGCACTTATCGTCACCGATAGATACTGTGGATTATATGGTCATTTCAGACTTTTTTCTCATATACAGGAACTTTGTCTCCCCTATGGAGCTTTCTGACCTGTTGGTTATGCGATACCGGTGGTGTGTCAGTGAAATCGACTCCGAGAGCCTAGAAAGGCGAAAGATCGGCGAAATAGCGTTAGTAAGGACTTTCGTATTACTGAGGCACTGGATACTGAACTATTTTGTACAGACCTTCCTACCGGACGGCAATTTAAGGCTGAGGgtgatcaaatttttgaatgaGCCATGCGAATCACGGCCAAAGATAGTGAAGAGCACAATgataaacttgaaaaaGGCATGGATTATCTGCTCCAAGCGCGTTTGGACTAATCTTTCGCTGAATGAGCCCGCCTTCAAGAGTCAAGATAACCAGTGGGTCACTTATGAGATTGTCGATTATACAAGGTTAGATGAAGTATGCAAGAGAGATAGTCGGTTGAGCGCTTATGCGAAAAATGGAAGCTCGAGTCCCAACTTTCGGAATCAGAGTGTCTTGTCACTTTTCAAGGATTCTGTCGTTTTCAAAATTCCTGAGACGAACAACAGAGCTTCACGTACAGCCTCTATGGTTCTTTTCCCTTGTGATAATTCCAATATAAAGACCGGGAATGGAAAGAATACAGCGGAAAAGAGCGAAGCGCAACCTAACAATAAGCGTATTATGAGCAATTTCTCTAAGATGACTAATATTCCTGATGTGATAAAGGACGTTCAGGGTTCGGTGTCTCCAAATATAGATAAATTGATACCGCCTACGCCGGCTAAAAAAGTTGAACTTATCTTCCAAGTACCTGATAATGTGGAAAGACCAATAAACAAGGATCAAATCGAACACACAGAGCCTACCTCACAGAAACATTCAGGTCCCATAGCTCTTCTCCATAAATGGAAAAAGATCCACACAACTTCAAGAGATAATTGCAAACATGCTCAGTTATCAGAAACCAGCGGATTAACGAAGCCAGAAGTGGAAAATTTTGTCAAGTACGTAATCTCCATCActtctttggaaaacaAGACTCCGGAACCGGATAATCTTCACAACCTAATTGCGTCGaaatttgatattttgagtGCAAgaactattgaagaagtcgaGTTCTTGGTTTCACTGGAGAATGAGCTCGTCAACCAAGTCAAGGATGCCGCAATGCAAGGTACGAAAATACCAATTAATGAAACCGTCCAAGAGCTAGAGCGAGTTAAGACAAATGATCAAGGATTCAGTGCAATGGATAATTTAAACTTGTATCACACTGTAAGCTCAATAGCCAAATCAGTAACGTCTTTGACCAATAGCCTCAATCAGCGTCCCAAAGTGCAGAGTAATACGTTGTCACCCTCTCATGCCGCTCTCGAAAGGCGAAAAGTGCAAAGTTCTGTTGCAGCAATGCTGAGTTCTGATTCCCGATATAGCTTAATTAGCAGGACTAACAGTGGAAAAGGTAATACTTTGAATCAATTAGTTGACGGCCCTCAGAGGCTAGTCTTCCATGATATtacatcttcaaaccaagaaAAGGAAAACAACGGCGATAACCTCTCTTTCAGGAAAAGTGGCACACAGTCTCCAACTCGATCATCACCACTGCGAAATAATCTACCATGCTTGGCTGAGGATCCGCTTTCCTCAACGAGACCCATCGATAGAGAAAGAGGTTCTATTGTTTCGATAAGCACTTGTTCGGAACTATCCACATCATCTTTAAAAAGgtcagatgaagaatcatTGTTGTCCGTCGAAGTAGACAATCATGGATTGAAGCGTAAGATGGCTCAGATTAACCTGCGAGAATTCACTTTTGAGAATCAgcaagaaattgatacCAAAGGACGAGACTCTGTGTCATCATTCGTCACTACTAGAGAGACAATCGAAGAAACGCCTCCAATGACTAAAAAGTTTCCAGTTAAGGGTGTGAGGCCAGCGAGTGGTCGCATCAGCCTTATGAGGAAGCAAAGTCCTGTGCCATTGTCCCCGCAAAATGCTCTGCTGTCAAAGGCAGAGGCAGccatcaaagatcttgattTCCAAGAGAAGGAGGCGGAACTTCTGCAAAGTGAGATAGAAATGGCTCAATTACAGAAACAGACAGCACTTCGATTATCTATGGCAGCTAGCGTCAACACTGATGTGCTTTTCGCCTCACAACACAACAGCCCACAAAAGATGATAATGGAAGATGACAGTTCTCACATTAAGCTATCGACAACTCCTAGCGTGCGCTCAGTCAACCGTGGAACATCTGTGTCCACGAAGATGACTACAGATTcaatggaagaattggctgaAGCTCCAGCTCACAGTAGTCTAAAAGATGAACTTCGTAGACTCGAGCCCGAAGTTTCAGTGGAATCATCTTTTGGATTTCCAGATCTGAATGTTACAGATCCTTTTTCGGAGGGAGAGAACTCGACTGGTATGAAGAACAAGTACCTCTTTTCACCTGATGGCGAAAGTGTGGATCTTGCCTCTCCTGCCAAGAATGTGGAAGAAATAAAGGACAAGtttctcaacaaagaagaggatgacgaagaaacTGAACCGCAAGAAGTACCAGAAGTCGCAAACGACCTGACACGGGATGCAGAAAAGGCTATCATTGACctgaaaaaaaaagctCTGGATCAGGAGAATGTGGTCAATATCGCCAGCTTACCTGATGACTCGATTCACGATGACCCTGTTAATGTGGCTTTGATGAAACTCGAAGGCACTTACAAGAGAAATGGTAACGgagaggaggaagagatcgaCGGTagcaaatcttcatctgttCTTGCCCGGGAGGTGGATGTGTTGGGTATTAAAAACTTGTCTGTCCCGCAGGTGAGTCCCGCTGACAGGCGCAGGTCTTTACTCATCGAGAAGAGGCGCCAAACCATTACGAACTTTCCCTTTACACCTAGTGATGAGAAAGAGTACGTCGAACCTCAACCTGCTAATGTGAAAGAActactgaaaaattacgaGCTCAGGGACCCCAATCTACTTATCACAAACAGCGAACTACATGTGCCATTCATTTTGATGTACGACTCGCTATCGATCGCTCAGCAAATGACTTTGATAGAACGAGAAATTCTTGGCGAGGTGGATTGGAACGAACTGCTCAATTTAAATCTTTCACACTCCCCTCCACAAGCCACCAGCTGGCTCCAGCTACTTGTACAAAATGAATCACTCTCTGGTATTAACTTAGCAATCTCCAGATTCAACCTGACCGTTGACTGGGTTATTTCTGAGATTGTCCTGACCTCAGATGTAAAACTGAGAAGAAATACCATCCAAAGGTTCATTCATGTCGCCGAGCATTGTCGCGTATTCCAAAACTACAACACCATGATGGAAATAGTTCTCGCACTAGGATCGACCGCCGTTCAAAGGTCATCGGAAGCATGGAGACTGATAGAGCCCGGTGATCTGATAACATGGGAAGAGTTGAGGAAAATCCCATCGCTGGATAGAAATTACTCGGCGATCAGAAGTTTACTAAACAACGTTGATCCCTTAAAAGGTTGTGTCCCATTCATCGTCATCTACCTTTCTGACATATCACTCAATTcagaaaagaagaattggatcGTCATGAACCAAGTGGTTAATTACAACAAGTTTAACACCAACGTACAAattgtcaagaatttcatcCAGAGGGTCCAGTGGTCCAAATTTTACGATTTCACAGTCGACCACGAGCTGCTCAGCAAATGCGTCTACCTCACAGCATTGTCACCAGACGAAATCACCCAACTGACGGGCTAG